In candidate division KSB1 bacterium, the genomic window CTCCACGCGGTAGGTCCCCGCCAGGGCAGACAGGTCCCGGGCTTGGGTAGCGGGATTGCAGGAGACGTAGACAATCCGTCGGGCGCCGAGGGCCGGCAAGCGCTTCAGCACACGGGGGTGGACGCCTTCGCGCGGTGGATCGAGGACCAGGACGTCGGGGCGACCGTACCTCTGTAGCAGCTCCTGCGGATCCCGGAAAAGGCGCACAACGTCGCTTGCTACGAACTGGCAATTCCCCACCGAGTTTCGCTCGCAGTTCTTCCAGGCGTCCTCGACGGCGCTTTCCACCAACTCGACGCCCAGCACGGCTTTGGCGTGAGGGGCAAGGAAAATCGAAATGGCCCCCGTACCGCAGTAGAGGTCGTACACTGTCTCGCCGCCGCTCAGGTCGGCAAGCTCTAAGACCTTCGTGTAGAGCCGTTCCGCCTGTTCCGTATTGGTCTGGAAGAAAGAGTTGGCCGACACCGCAAAGACGAGCGAGCCCAGTTTCTCCTCGATGCTCGTCTCTCCCCAGACTACCTCCTCGCGCTCCCCGAAAGCGACCCCGCCCTTGCCCGTGTTCACGTTGTTCACCACCGAGCGCAGTCCGGGAAGCCTTTCTCGCAAAGGGACGACGAGTTGTTCCAGGAGCTCCTTGCGCAGCTCAGTGGTTACAATGTTCACCATCCACTGGCCGGTGCGGACGCCGCGCCGAAGCACCAGGAACCTCCAGAAGCCTTCGTGCCTGCGATTGGAGTACGCCGGAAGGCCGCTGGCGCGGGCAAAATCCCGAACGATAGCCAGGACATCCGCCGTTTCGGGGGCGTGCAGGAAGCAAGTCCGGAGGTCTACGACCTCGTCAAAGCTGCCGCGACGATGCAGACCAAGGGCGAGCAGGGCCCCGGGCTGCGGAGGCGTCGGAAACGGACGATCTGAGAAGGAAAACTCCATCTTGTTCCGGTAGAAGAAGGGGCTCGGGCTGGGAAGGACGGGCTCAAGAGGCGGCGATGCCAGTCGACCGATGCGTTC contains:
- the rlmD gene encoding 23S rRNA (uracil(1939)-C(5))-methyltransferase RlmD, coding for MSSVGPGDVLELRVEDLAFGGRGLARLDGLVVFVDGAIPGQKVRAIVRKRRRQYAEATALEVLERSPHEIEPLCPHFGSCGGCTLQNLAYEKQLEYKAKQVRDLVERIGRLASPPLEPVLPSPSPFFYRNKMEFSFSDRPFPTPPQPGALLALGLHRRGSFDEVVDLRTCFLHAPETADVLAIVRDFARASGLPAYSNRRHEGFWRFLVLRRGVRTGQWMVNIVTTELRKELLEQLVVPLRERLPGLRSVVNNVNTGKGGVAFGEREEVVWGETSIEEKLGSLVFAVSANSFFQTNTEQAERLYTKVLELADLSGGETVYDLYCGTGAISIFLAPHAKAVLGVELVESAVEDAWKNCERNSVGNCQFVASDVVRLFRDPQELLQRYGRPDVLVLDPPREGVHPRVLKRLPALGARRIVYVSCNPATQARDLSALAGTYRVERICPVDMFPHTAHIETVALLVAR